A genomic region of Vanessa tameamea isolate UH-Manoa-2023 chromosome 11, ilVanTame1 primary haplotype, whole genome shotgun sequence contains the following coding sequences:
- the LOC113400889 gene encoding juvenile hormone-binding protein-like, translated as MVYSNVLVLFFATSVLCDGGSLLIACEMDDTECLSKTTQQFLEKTCKGIPEYDIKPIDPLFVPSLDIKLSDKAETILHYKNLTITGLKNQKFSDFKMNTKDKSVILQTRADLIIVGDVTIELSKVSKSFNGAYTIKGTALGTAKYGYDFKVDDKGVEHYEVGPETLTCQAVNEPEVTLSPELSRALEDDKDLKERKQRYNARRKEIQQNVFCKMVENAYVTVVHNIRAAAKILPKSAFLKGV; from the exons ATGGTGTACTCGAATGTGTTGGTCCTTTTTTTCGCTACTAGTGTACTTTGTGATGGAG GTTCACTGCTTATAGCTTGCGAAATGGATGACACGGAGTGTCTCAGCAAAACAACACAGCAGTTCTTGGAAAAGACATGTAAAGGCATACCGGAGTACGACATAAAACCCATAGATCCTTTATTCGTGCCAAGCCTCGACATTAAACTGAGCGACAAAGCAGAAACGATATTACACTACAAGAATCTAACGATAACAGGACTGAAAAACCAGAAGTTCTCCGATTTCAA gATGAATACGAAGGATAAATCGGTTATATTACAAACTCGAGCGGATTTGATCATAGTCGGAGACGTCACAATCGAATTGAGCAAAGTATCAAAATCATTCAACGGTGCTTACACAATAAAGGGAA CGGCATTGGGAACAGCGAAATATGGTTACGATTTCAAGGTCGATGACAAAGGCGTTGAGCATTATGAAGTTGGTCCAGAAACACTGACGTGCCAAGCTGTCAATGAGCCAGAAGTAACTCTAAGTCCGGAACTGAGCCGAGCGTTAGAAGACG ATAAAGATCTTAAGGAAAGGAAACAGAGATACAACGCAAGACGAAAAGAAATCCAACAGAATGTTTTCTGTAAAATGGTCGAGAATGCATATGTTACCGTTGTTCACAACATCCGAGCCGCTGCGAAAATTCTGCCCAAAAGTGCCTTTTTGAAGGGAGtttaa